DNA from Streptomyces sp. NBC_01476:
TCGCCCCGGAGTTCTCCTCTGTCGAGGCGTGGCTGGGACGGCCCGGCAACACCTGGGAGTATTACCGCGAACTCCAGAACCGCGGCGCCGAATACCTCCCCGACCAGGACGTCTCCAGCTGGATCCGCTTCAATCTGACCGCCTACCACCAGCAGACCCAGACGGTCCGAGGGCGGCTCCACCGTTCGGGGCGGGTGTGGGAGACACTCACGGAATTCGCGGAGAGCAGCGGCTTCGACGAGCGCACGGTGGCCGCGCTGCACGACGTGGCCATGGCAGGGCGGGTCCGCCGCAGTCGCTACGAGCATGCCGAGGGTCTCAGCACACAGCAGGCCCAGCGTGACCTCCGCGAGCTCGTGACGGCACACGTCCTTGAGCCGGTCGGCCGCACCCGGGCCCGGTACTACACGGCCGGCGACCGGTTCCCCGGGACTTCCCTGGAGATCGCCCGCACTCCCATGACGCTGGCGGATCCGTACGCGCGGTGAGCCCGCCGGGCGTCGGGGGGCGGGAGCTGGGGGGTGGGGGGAGGGGTGGGGCAGACTGGGGGTATGCCTGAATTGCCGGAGGTGGAGGCCCTGCGGGGGTTTTTGGGGGAGAGAGTTGTCGGGAGGAGTGTTGAGCGGGTGTGGCCGGTGGCGGTGCACGCGCTGAAGACCTATGAGCCGGCGGTGACCGCTTTTGAAGGGGTCACCTTCGATGGGGTGGAGCGGTACGGGAAGTTCCTGGGGTTGCGGGGCGGGGGGCTGTATCTGGTGATGCACCTGGCCCGGGCGGGGTGGGTGCGGTGGAGTGAGGAGCTGGCGGAGGGGGCGCCGCGGCCGGGGAAGGGGCCACTGGCGCTGCGGGTCCGGCTGGAGGGCGGCGCCGGGTTCGATGTGACCGAGGCCGGGACGCAGAAGCGGCTGGCCGTCTATGTGGTGCGGGATCCGCAGGAGGTGCCGGGGGTGGCGCGGCTGGGTCCCGATCCGTTCGACGAGGCGTTCACGCTGGAGGTCTTCACGGGGATGCTGACCGGCGAGCGGCGCCAGATCAAGGGCGTGCTCCGGGACCAGGGGGTGATCGCCGGCATCGGGAACGCGTACTCGGACGAGATCCTGCACGCGGCCCGGATGTCCCCGTTCAAGCTGGCCGCCAAGCTCTCCGAGGAGGAGACCCGGCGGCTGTACGAGGCCATCGGGACGACACTCGGCGAGGCCGTGGAACGGTCCCGGGGGCTGCCGCTGCGTGATCTGAAGGCCGAGAAGAAGAGCGGGCTGCGGGTGCACGGACGCAAGGGCGAGGCGTGCCCGGTCTGCGGAGACACCATCCGCGAGGTGTCGTTCAGCGACTCCGCGCTCCAGTACTGCCCCACCTGCCAGACCGGCGGCAAACCGCTGGCCGACCGGCGGATGTCCCGGCTGCTGAAGTAGCGCCCGCCGCCCCCGTACGCCCGCCGCCGGCCCGCGCTCCCGGGCGACACCCGGCCGCATGCACGCCCGCACCCCCGCCACACGCAACGGCAGGGCACCGCGGCACGCGAAGGCCGGGGCACACCCGCCCCCCGCACCCGTGACGTAGGTCACGCACAAGCGGTCAGACGCGGTCGATATGGACGTTTGTCGACTTGACCCGGGCGATCGCCTCCGCGCCCACCTCCAGGCCCAGCTCCTCCACTGCCTCGCGGGTGACCAGGGAGACCAGGCGGTGCGGGCCGGCCTGGATCTCCACCTGCGCGGCGACGTCACCGAGTTTGACCGCGGTCACGATGCCGGGGAAGGCGTTGCGGACCGTGGTGCGGGAGGACTCGGGGTCGGAGTCACCGGGCGACTGGGCGAGTTCCACCGAGAAGGCGGCCAGGTCACGTCCGTCGATGAGGCGCCGGCCGGCCTCGTCGCGGTGCGTGGCGACGCGACCCGCGTCGGCCCAGCGGCGGGCGGTGTCCGGGCTGACGCCCAGCAGGCGGGCGGCCTGCCCGATGGTGTACGACTGCATGCCGCCACCCTAGGCCCAGGCCGCCGCGGAAAAGCCGCACGGACGCCGGAAGGACGCCGCACACACGCCGCGAGGACGCGGCACGGTCACGGCCACCGGCACAGCAGGGACACAGGCAGGGACGCCCCCGCATCCCCGGCGGCCAGGGGTCAGGCCCCCTGCTGGAGGATGTCCCGCCAGGAGTGCTCGGGAACGTAGCCAAGGGCCTCGCGGGCCCGCTCGATGCTGAGCAGCGTCTCGAACTCGCCTATCTTCCGGGTGAGTTCGACCTCGGGAAAGACCTCCGCCAGAAGCTCCGCGGAGGGGCGGTTCATGATCGTGTCCGCCGCCGCGATGACAAAGGACGGGGCGCCGGTGAGCGGCGCGTTCAGAGCGAGCCGGCAGGCCAGCGCCACATCGCGCGCGTCCACGTAACCCCACAGGTTCCACTTGCGCAGCTGCGCGTCGCCCCAGTAGCCGGGGACGAAGCGGTAGTCCCGCTCGACGTGGACGTTGGAGAGCCGCAGGGCGACGAAGGGGATGCCGGACCAGTCGGCTATGTGCCCCGCCGTGGTCTCGCTTGCCGTCTTGGACAGGGCATAGGTCGAGGTGGGGTACGGGTAGTGGTCCTCGTCGACCGGCGCGTAGCGGGGCGGGGTGTCGAAGGGCAGGCCCAGCGTGGTCTCGCTGGACGCCCAGACCACCCGGCTCAGCTTGTTCTGGGCGGCGGCCAGGAAGACGTTGTTGTTCATCGCCAGGTTGGCGTTGAGGGTGTGGGCCGCAGGGAAGAGGCCGGGCGCCGGGATGTTGGCGAGGTGGATCACCGTGTCGGCGTCCTGCAGCGCGTCGACCGTCTGCCCGTAGTCGGTGAGGTCGGCGCAGAGCAGCGGGGCCCCCAGCTCCGCCATCCGTTCCCGGTCGCCCGGGCCGGCCACGATGTCCACGGCGAGGACCTCGTGGCCGTGCGCCAGCAGATCTGCCACGACGACGCGGCCGGTCTTACCGCTGGCTCCGGTGACGGCGACTGTGCTGCTGCTCATGAGCGGGCTCCGTGCTTCTCTCTTGCGCTGGCTTCGCGTGCGTGCGTGCGGATCTTCTTCTGCGTACCGACTGCTCCCGGCCGTTCGACGCCCGACCGATCCGCCCTGTTCAGGCGGCCCCCGCCGTTCGACCGGCGCGGCTCCAACAGCTTGCCACAGCCGTCCGCCCGCCCGTTTCGCCCCCTGTGGACAACTCCCGGCAACGACGCGTACCCGTTCTGGGCGACCGAGTACGCGTACACCTACGGCGATCCGCGGGCCGGTTCGCCGGCTGCCGCTTTCCTGCGCTACCTCACCAACTCGGTCGGCCAGGACATCATCCGCTCCCACGGCGACCGCCCCTGCGCGGAGCCGGCCAACCCGGTGCTCTGCCGGCCGTCGCCGGCGAAGTGACGGTCCGCGACGGGGACGGGGACGGGTGAACCCGGGCCCCGGTGTCGGGGGGTCCCCGTAGTCTGAGGGGGGTCGAGGGAGGGGATCGTGGACGAGGGTGTCGGGGTCGGGCGCGAAGCCACCGCCCTGTTCGCGCGGGCGGCGCGGCTGCGCGGGACCGCGCGGCACGTCGTCACGGAGTACGACGCGGCGCGCGCGGCGGTCGAGGAGGCGCTCGCGCCGATCCGGATGAGGCTGGTGCGCCGCGAGCTGGCCGCGATGCCCGTCGGACGGCTGGCCGACGCCACCGAGGGGCGGCTGCGGATCACCGCGCTGGAGAAGGCCGGGTACGACAGCGTCGGGCAGGTTTTCGACGCGAGCCCTTACGAGCTGAGCCGGCTTCCCGGGGTCGGTCCCACCACCGTCGCGCAGGCGCGGGCCGCCGCCACCCAACTGGCGCTTGCCGTGCAGGAGACCGTGTCGGTCCCGCTGGACGTGGAGCTCCGCGAGGACGAACTCACCGGGGCGCTGGTGGTACGCCTGCACCGGCTGGTGGAAGCGGGCCCGGAGACGGTCAGGGCGCGGGAGACCGCGGGGCGTACGGAGCAGCGGCTGCTCGCACTGGCGACGTCGGCCCGGCCGGCCCGGGGGCGGCTGAGCATGCTGCTGGCCGGGCGCGAGCGCCGGGAAGTGGCCCGCACGGCGCTGGCCGAACTGGACGCGACGCTGCGGGCGGCGGAGAAGGACGACCTCGCGCTGATGTTCACGCAGGCGTCGGTGGACCTGATGCGGGCGTCGGGCTCGGGACCGGACGCCGCCACCGAGGCGTGGATCGACTTCGAACTGCGCGCCCCCGAATACCACGGGCTGCTGGGCGAGTTCGGCGGTCCGGCGCCGGACGCCGCCGCGGCACAGGGCTTCCTGCCCACCGAACTGGCCGACCGGGTAC
Protein-coding regions in this window:
- a CDS encoding Fic family protein: MTDARDPSIAAYTAPDAEGVPDLMRQLVDWLNTDDGSHPLVRAAMAHLHLVSIHPWADGNGRMSRSLQTLLIAREGVLAPEFSSVEAWLGRPGNTWEYYRELQNRGAEYLPDQDVSSWIRFNLTAYHQQTQTVRGRLHRSGRVWETLTEFAESSGFDERTVAALHDVAMAGRVRRSRYEHAEGLSTQQAQRDLRELVTAHVLEPVGRTRARYYTAGDRFPGTSLEIARTPMTLADPYAR
- a CDS encoding NAD-dependent epimerase/dehydratase family protein translates to MSSSTVAVTGASGKTGRVVVADLLAHGHEVLAVDIVAGPGDRERMAELGAPLLCADLTDYGQTVDALQDADTVIHLANIPAPGLFPAAHTLNANLAMNNNVFLAAAQNKLSRVVWASSETTLGLPFDTPPRYAPVDEDHYPYPTSTYALSKTASETTAGHIADWSGIPFVALRLSNVHVERDYRFVPGYWGDAQLRKWNLWGYVDARDVALACRLALNAPLTGAPSFVIAAADTIMNRPSAELLAEVFPEVELTRKIGEFETLLSIERAREALGYVPEHSWRDILQQGA
- a CDS encoding TOBE domain-containing protein — protein: MQSYTIGQAARLLGVSPDTARRWADAGRVATHRDEAGRRLIDGRDLAAFSVELAQSPGDSDPESSRTTVRNAFPGIVTAVKLGDVAAQVEIQAGPHRLVSLVTREAVEELGLEVGAEAIARVKSTNVHIDRV
- a CDS encoding Fpg/Nei family DNA glycosylase, which translates into the protein MPELPEVEALRGFLGERVVGRSVERVWPVAVHALKTYEPAVTAFEGVTFDGVERYGKFLGLRGGGLYLVMHLARAGWVRWSEELAEGAPRPGKGPLALRVRLEGGAGFDVTEAGTQKRLAVYVVRDPQEVPGVARLGPDPFDEAFTLEVFTGMLTGERRQIKGVLRDQGVIAGIGNAYSDEILHAARMSPFKLAAKLSEEETRRLYEAIGTTLGEAVERSRGLPLRDLKAEKKSGLRVHGRKGEACPVCGDTIREVSFSDSALQYCPTCQTGGKPLADRRMSRLLK